From the Amycolatopsis thermoflava N1165 genome, one window contains:
- a CDS encoding LLM class F420-dependent oxidoreductase, whose amino-acid sequence MDLRIFTEPQQGASYDDLLRVAKATEDNGFDAFFRSDHFLKMGSASGLPGPTDAWVTLGALARETSRIRLGTLVTAATFRHPSVLAISVAQVDQMSGGRVDFGLGSGWYDAEHQAYGIPMPEIKERFDLYAEQLEIITGLWETPEGETFSFDGKHYQLADAPALPKPAQSPRPPVIIGGGGKKRTPALAARFADEFNAAFVDAATAATQFERVDAACREIGRDPKAVIRSAAQVVAVGKDDAEFARRAAAIGRETDEVKQNGLAGTVDEVVDKIGRYREATGVTRLYLQVLDLSDLDHLELIASKVAPQL is encoded by the coding sequence CGCCAAGGCGACCGAGGACAACGGCTTCGACGCCTTCTTCCGTTCCGACCACTTCCTGAAGATGGGCTCCGCCTCCGGGCTGCCCGGCCCGACCGACGCCTGGGTGACCCTCGGCGCGCTGGCCCGCGAGACCTCCCGCATCCGGCTGGGCACGCTGGTCACCGCCGCGACGTTCCGGCACCCGTCGGTGCTGGCGATCTCCGTGGCGCAGGTCGACCAGATGTCCGGCGGCCGCGTCGACTTCGGACTCGGTTCCGGCTGGTACGACGCCGAGCACCAGGCCTACGGCATCCCGATGCCGGAGATCAAGGAGCGCTTCGACCTCTACGCCGAGCAGCTGGAGATCATCACCGGCCTGTGGGAGACCCCCGAGGGCGAGACGTTCTCCTTCGACGGCAAGCACTACCAGCTCGCCGACGCGCCCGCGCTGCCCAAGCCGGCCCAGTCGCCGCGCCCGCCGGTGATCATCGGCGGTGGCGGCAAGAAGCGCACCCCGGCGCTCGCGGCCCGCTTCGCCGACGAGTTCAACGCCGCGTTCGTCGACGCCGCCACCGCCGCCACCCAGTTCGAGCGCGTGGACGCCGCGTGCCGCGAGATCGGCCGCGACCCGAAGGCGGTCATCCGCTCCGCGGCCCAGGTGGTGGCGGTCGGCAAGGACGACGCCGAGTTCGCCCGCCGCGCCGCCGCGATCGGCCGCGAGACCGACGAGGTGAAGCAGAACGGCCTGGCAGGCACCGTGGACGAGGTGGTCGACAAGATCGGCCGCTACCGCGAGGCCACCGGCGTCACCCGCCTCTACCTGCAGGTGCTGGACCTGTCCGACCTGGACCACCTCGAGCTGATCGCCTCGAAGGTCGCCCCGCAGCTGTGA